The region TCCTGAACCTTGGTTTCCTGCATGCAGAAGATGTCCGGCTTGTTATCGTTCAGCCAGTTGATGACAACCGGAAGGCGGGCGCGGATGGAATTGACGTTGAACGTGGCGATTTTCACAACTGCTTTTTTTATATTGAAATCTCTCCCCTCTTGCAATCTTAAATTAAAAAAACGTGTTTGCTGAATCCCGCCTGGCCATGGAAATATGCGCCGCCGCAAACGCCGGCGTTTGCGGCGGAAGATTCGGCGGAGAGTCAGAGCACGGGCGTCATCAGGTAAAATGTGTTTTCAAGCATTTTGCGCGCCAGCGGCCGCCGGCGCCATTGGTCGGGATCAATTTCAACGCTTTGGGCGAAGTCGGCCCGGACGATCGCGCGCAAACTCCGGACGAATGCATCGTCAAAAACGAGCAGGTTGGATTCATAGTTCAAACGCAGGCTGCGCATGTCCATATTCGCGCTGCCGACCAGCGCCAGCTTGCTGTCCGCCACGAGCGCTTTGGCATGCATGAACGGCGGTTCACGCTCAAAAATCCGGACTCCGTCCCCCAGCAATTCCTCGTAGAGCGCCTTGCCCGCCAGGCCGGTGTAAAGGTGGTTGTTTTTCCTGGGGAAAAGCAGGCGGACGTCAACGCCGCGCAGGGCGGCGGATTTGAGCGCCTGCAGAATATCCGGGCTGGGGGCGAAATACGGCATTATCAGCAGTAATTCCCGGCGCGACCAGTTGATGCACTCAAAAAAAACTTTTTTTATCGCCTCCATTTCCTCGGGGGTCGGGCCGCTGTTGACGATCCGCGCCAGCGCCGTTCCGGGCGAAGACGGGCGCGGAAAATGATCCGCCTCTAAAAGCGTCCGCGCGTTTTCTTCGGTCACAAAATACCAGTCGCTTAAAAATGAATATTGCAGCTCCTGCACAACCGGCCCCTGAATCATGAAATGATAGTCGCGGATGGACTTCTCGGACCCGGCGGCGATATTGTCGGCCCTCAGATTGATCCCGCCGGTGAATGCCGCCCTGCCGTCCACGACCATAATTTTCCGGTGGTTGCGAAGATTGATCTGGAAGGGTCGTTTCAGCGGGTTGGCTTGTGTCCATCCGCTGATTTGCATGTTTTTCCGCCGGACGTAACGTTCCAGCAGACCGCCGACCACCGCGGCGGTGGAACCGAAACGGTCAAACAGGAAACGGACTTTCACTCCTTCTTCCGCCCTGGCGGCGAGCGCCTCCATGAATTGCCGTCCGGTTTCGTCGTTGCCGATAATAAAGGTCTGCAGGTGGATATGGCGGCGGGCGTTGTTGATGGCCTGCAGCATGGCGGGGTAGGCTTGCGCGCCGTCCACCAGCGGGACGATTGTATTCCCGGCTAAAAGGGGAGTTTCCGGAAGAATCCGGTCAAGCGTGCGGTTCAAATAAAGTATGTCGTTTTTGTCCGGCCCGGCGGACAAGGTTTCGCGCGCGGAACACAGAGCCGCGGCCGATATGGAAACGTTGTTGCGGGCACGCCGTTCGCTCTGCAGATGGCGGTCGGTTTCATGTTTGCGCAAGGCCTTGCGCGGCACGCGGTTTATACCGAAAAAAAGGTAAAACAGGGGGCCGATGACGGGAAACGCCCATGCCGTAAAAATCCACAACAGGGTTGAAGCGGATTCCCGCCTGGTTTTCAGGCAGTTGTAACAGACCAGCAGGAAGGCGCTTATGTGCAGGGAGATATCAACCGGAAGCCATGATAAAATTTCGCGCCAGGCGCCAGCGTTTGTGATCATACCCGTATTTATGCGTCGCTATTTTGTTTCCAATCGACACATTTTTAGCTAATATGGAGAATATTGGAAGCTTATTATTGTCAAGAATGAACGAAACCAACCATGTGCTTTGCATCCTTAACCCGGCCGCCGGAAACGGCATGGGCGGCCGGCGCTGGCCGAAAATCGCCGCACTGCTGGAATCATTTCATATTTCGTATGAAGTTCTTATGGCGGTTGATCAGCCGCCGGCGGAAACGGTTTTTCAGCACTTCCAGAAAACAGACCCCGGTCATTACAGCGCCATCTGCGGAATCGGCGGCGACGGCACTCATTCCCAGGTCATCAATGCCTTGATGCGCTGCCGGATGCAATATCCGCAACGCGTCCTGCCGCCTTACGCCCTGATTCCGCTCGGCACGGGAAATGATATCGCCAAATCATTCGGCCTGGCGGCCAGGGGCAGCATTTTTGCGGATGATTTATGCCCGGCGGTTGCCGCCATCCGCCACGGGGCTGATTACGCGCTTGATGTCGGGCGGATAGGAGACATTTATTTCGTTGACGCCCTGACCATCGGCCTTGATTCCCATATTCTCGCCGCGCATAACCGTTATAAGGCGGAAATCATAAAACGCCCCCTCCTGCGGCGAATCGTCAGGGGAAATTTTTTGTATACCTGGTGCATGGGACTCCGCTTGTGGCGTCATAAGCCGGTCATGGCGAAAGTCCTTGTGGACGGGACAGAATGGTACCACGGCCCGGTTTTTAACCTGGTGGTCAATAATACCAGGATTTACGGCGGGGAATTTGTCATTTGCCCCGATTCGTTCGCCAATGACGGTTTGTTTGAGACGGTTGTCTTTACGGGGCATCATGATTACCTTTCCCGATACTTTTTAGCCCTGCGGAACAATCCCCGTGAAATCATGAAAATGGCGGCCAAACTGGGCCGGGTCTCCCGCCATGCCCAG is a window of Kiritimatiellia bacterium DNA encoding:
- the cls gene encoding cardiolipin synthase; amino-acid sequence: MITNAGAWREILSWLPVDISLHISAFLLVCYNCLKTRRESASTLLWIFTAWAFPVIGPLFYLFFGINRVPRKALRKHETDRHLQSERRARNNVSISAAALCSARETLSAGPDKNDILYLNRTLDRILPETPLLAGNTIVPLVDGAQAYPAMLQAINNARRHIHLQTFIIGNDETGRQFMEALAARAEEGVKVRFLFDRFGSTAAVVGGLLERYVRRKNMQISGWTQANPLKRPFQINLRNHRKIMVVDGRAAFTGGINLRADNIAAGSEKSIRDYHFMIQGPVVQELQYSFLSDWYFVTEENARTLLEADHFPRPSSPGTALARIVNSGPTPEEMEAIKKVFFECINWSRRELLLIMPYFAPSPDILQALKSAALRGVDVRLLFPRKNNHLYTGLAGKALYEELLGDGVRIFEREPPFMHAKALVADSKLALVGSANMDMRSLRLNYESNLLVFDDAFVRSLRAIVRADFAQSVEIDPDQWRRRPLARKMLENTFYLMTPVL
- a CDS encoding diacylglycerol kinase family protein — protein: MNETNHVLCILNPAAGNGMGGRRWPKIAALLESFHISYEVLMAVDQPPAETVFQHFQKTDPGHYSAICGIGGDGTHSQVINALMRCRMQYPQRVLPPYALIPLGTGNDIAKSFGLAARGSIFADDLCPAVAAIRHGADYALDVGRIGDIYFVDALTIGLDSHILAAHNRYKAEIIKRPLLRRIVRGNFLYTWCMGLRLWRHKPVMAKVLVDGTEWYHGPVFNLVVNNTRIYGGEFVICPDSFANDGLFETVVFTGHHDYLSRYFLALRNNPREIMKMAAKLGRVSRHAQGRVIKIFLSRPEAAQYDGEMMPARGRFEIEVIPRAIKIKVPAERAC